From the genome of Elusimicrobiota bacterium, one region includes:
- the ilvE gene encoding branched-chain-amino-acid transaminase → MPVKIYINGQLLEKEQAVVSVFDHGLLYGDGVFEGIRAYHGRVFMLREHLERLYNSARAILLEIPLSKKQMEDAVLQTLRANNLKDAYIRLVVTRGEGDLGLDPRKCSKPTLIIITDKITLYPAEFYENGLSVITSSVRRNIPEALNPTIKSLNYLNNILAKIEAVRQNVPEAIMLNREGLVAECTGDNIFVVKGNTLITPPTWTGALEGITRNVVMDLARSKLKLLVKEEVITPYHVYVGDEVFLTGTAAEVVPVREVDGRLIGEGKPGPATQKLMKEFKELTRVSGVPIDET, encoded by the coding sequence ATTCCCGTGAAGATCTATATCAATGGCCAACTCCTCGAAAAAGAACAAGCCGTCGTGTCCGTTTTTGATCACGGACTTCTCTATGGGGATGGTGTTTTCGAAGGGATTCGCGCTTATCATGGCCGCGTCTTCATGCTCAGGGAACACCTGGAACGGCTGTACAACTCCGCGCGCGCCATCCTGCTGGAGATCCCGCTTTCGAAGAAACAGATGGAAGACGCGGTTCTTCAAACCCTAAGAGCTAACAATCTGAAAGACGCGTATATTCGTCTCGTGGTCACACGCGGCGAAGGGGATCTGGGTCTGGATCCGCGGAAGTGCTCGAAACCCACGCTGATCATCATCACAGACAAGATCACCCTTTACCCCGCGGAATTCTACGAGAACGGATTGTCGGTCATTACCTCGTCGGTCCGCCGGAATATTCCGGAAGCCCTGAACCCGACGATCAAGTCGCTGAATTATCTGAACAATATTCTGGCCAAGATAGAGGCGGTGCGCCAGAACGTTCCCGAAGCCATTATGCTCAATCGCGAAGGCCTTGTGGCCGAGTGTACCGGGGACAACATTTTTGTGGTGAAAGGGAACACCCTGATCACCCCGCCGACCTGGACCGGCGCCCTGGAAGGCATTACACGCAACGTGGTGATGGACCTTGCGCGCAGCAAGCTGAAACTTCTTGTGAAGGAAGAGGTGATCACTCCCTATCATGTTTACGTGGGGGATGAGGTTTTTCTAACGGGAACAGCGGCGGAAGTGGTGCCGGTGCGGGAAGTCGACGGCCGCCTCATCGGAGAAGGCAAACCCGGACCAGCCACGCAAAAACTCATGAAAGAGTTCAAGGAACTGACGCGTGTCAGCGGCGTTCCAATTGATGAAACGTAG